The genomic window CATAATCTCTAACTGCCGGCGCAGAATTCAACCGCAACACCTCACCGGCGATCGCTTGTGCCTCCCCCATCGTTAAACGTGAAATCGCTGCCTTAACGGCAGAGATTACCGGCACACTCACACTCAACTCATCTACCCCCAATCCCAACAAAATTGGCACCGCCAAGGAAGATGACGCCAACTCACCGCATACCCCCACCCAAATGCCGGCATGACGCGCCGCTGCAATTGTTTGTGCGATCATCCGCAACACTGCCGGCTCAAAAGCATCTGCAAGCCTTGCCACCTTGGGATTTGTGCGATCCGCTGCCATAACATACTGGCTCAAATCATTGGTGCCAATACTGAAAAAATCCACCTCTACAGCCAGTTGATCCGCCATCACCACTGCCGCCGGCACTTCCACCATTATTCCTACTTCCATCGCTTGATTAAACGGAATGCCGGCAGATCGCAACTGTGCCGCAGCGGTGGCTAAAATCTCCTTAGCCGCTTGGATTTCCCGCACACAGCTAATCATGGGAAACATCACCTTGATGGGATGCCGGTGACTCACCCGCAAAATTGCTCGTAACTGAGTTATCAGCAAATCCGGATAATCTAACAGCAAACGAATTCCCCGCCATCCCAAAAAAGGATTGGCTTCTTGCCCTAAATCTAAATAAGACACCGGCTTATCCCCGCCAATATCCAGCGTGCGAATAATCAGAGGATGGGGCGCTAAACTCTCTGCAATTGCCTCATATACCCGCACTTGCTCCTCCTCAGTCGGAGCGCTCGCTTTATCCAAATAAAGAAACTCGCTTCGCAATAATCCCACTCCCTCAGCACCGGCAGCAATAGCGCTTTTGGCATCAGGAAGCCCACAAACATTTGCCATCACCCGGATCTGATGCCCGTCGCGGGTAACTGCCGGCTGCTGTGCCACCGCTGCCAATTCCCGCCCTAGCGCCTCCAGACTCTCCCGTTTTCCTTGCAATTCCCCCAACAGATCCGCGTCAGGTTCCACCCAAATCTGTCCCGTTTCCCCATCCAAAGCAATCACCGTGCCATTTTCCAAGCGCAACAACTGTGCATCTACACCCATCACAGCCGGAATGCCTAGAGATCGTGCCAAAATCGCACTGTGAGAAGTTGTACTGCCATAAACAGTACAAATACCTAACACTTGAGTTAAATCTAACTGTGCGGTTTCCGAAGGACTTAAATCAGTTGCGATTAGAATTGCCGGCGCTTTCAAATCAATGGCTGTAGATACCTCGCCGGCAAGCAATCTCAAAACGCGCCGGCTCACATCTGTCACATCCGCCGCTCTTGCCTGTAAATAATTGTCTTCCAGGGTTTCGTAAGCCGCCACTATCTCATCAATTGCAGCTTTCCACGCAGCCGCAGCACTCAAATTTCCCTCAAAAATGCCCTTTCGCGTCGCTGCTAAAATTGCTGGATCTTCCAAGCACAGTAGATGCGCGTCAAAAATTGCTGCCTTCGCTTCCCCCGCTTGCGCGGCTGCCTTTTGGCGGAGAATTTGAATTTGAGTACGAGCGGTTTGAATGGCTGTTTGTAACTGCTGCCATTCGCTTTCAGGATTTTCTGCGTACTGCGTCTGTATTTCCGGAACCGTAGCGTGGTATAAAATAACCGGCCCGATGGCAATGCCTTTTGATGCCGGTATGCCCGAAAGTGCGCCCGATCGCACAATGTTGGGCGTTGAAACTTGTTTTGGCTGATGAACTTCCTCACCAAAATTCGCTTCAACCAGGGCTTGCAGGGCTGCCAACGCATCTGTTGCATCCGATCCATCTGCCGAGATTGCAATCATTTGTCCTTGGCGCACGCTTAACGTGATCACCTGATTGATACTCTTGGCATTCACCGGCATCCTCGATGCAGTCACATTTCGCACCGTGATCTCAGACTCGAACCGGCAAGCTGTGGCAACGAATTTCGCAGCAGGGCGGGCGTGCAAACCCATCTGATTTTTAACCGTAAGCTGCACTTCACTCTGTTGATGCTTTACCTCATCTGTCGCAATCTCTGAGTGACTGATTTCAATTGATAACTGCGCCGCCTTTGCTCCTAGCGCCCCCCGCGCTTCAGCCATGACTTCTTCAATATCCGCGCCGGCAGATGCCTGAATCATTGCCGCAATCGTTCCCTCAACCAACGGCGCTTCGCACAGTTTAACTTTAGATCTGCGCTCTTCTGGCAGAAATTCCAAAGCCATTTCTGCACTCATCACCGCACTGCCCAGATCCATCAAAACCACAACGCCACTGTCACTATAAACAGACTCTATTGCCTGATAAACTTGCATCACATCCGTGCCAAAGGGATTTTCCGCATCATCCATGCCGGCGGCTATGGCACTTTTCACATCCCCTTGAACCATTTGTAGCGCCAGTTCCCGCACTCCCTCTGCCAGCTTTGCACTGTGAGACACAATCACAATTCCAACCATTGTTCATGCCTTTTTAAAGGAATCGCTTAAATCTGACATCGTCACCTCATTTTTAAGCAGCCCAAAAGAGTGCCGGTGAGTTCAATTCTCTAAAGAAAACTTTCTTGATTAGCCCAAAAATGAATACCCAGACGAGAAAGTTATCCCAATTGTAGGGGAAAAATGCCCTTGAACCGGCACCCACTTTCTGCCACGATTGGCTAGCGCTGTGTGCGCTTTCTCTATTTATCCCTTTAAACGTTGATGTACTTTGAAAATCCTCGAATGCAGGCTGTGCAGTCACCCATTATTCCCGTTGTGGGAGAACTCATTCGCGCTTATCCCGGAACGATTTCTTTGGGACAGGGTGTGGTCTATTACGGGCCGCCGGCTGCCGCTTTCGAGCAAATTCCTCAATTTCTGGCCGATCCAGACAACCATAAATACAAACCTGTCGCAGGAATTCCCCAGTTAGTTGATGCGATTGCCGCCAAACTCAAGGGTGAAAATGACATTGACATTAATGCTCAATGCTGCATTGTTGTTACTGCCGGCAGCAATATGGGATTTATGAATGCAATTCTCGCTATTACATCTCCCGGCGATGAAATTATTATTCAAACGCCCTATTATTTTAACCATGAAATGGCGATTACAATGGCAAGCTGCGTGCCGGTGCCGGTTGCAACGGATAACAATTATCAATTGCGTTTAGATGCGATTGAGCAAGCGATTACAGAGAAAACCCGTGCTATTGTTACCATTTCACCTAACAATCCCACAGGAGCGGTGTATCCTCCAGAAGCGCTGCGTGCTGTGAATGAAATTTGCTGCCGGCATGGTATTTATCACATCAGTGATGAAGCGTATGAATATTTCACATATAATGGCGTCAAGCATTTTTCT from Microcoleus sp. FACHB-672 includes these protein-coding regions:
- the ptsP gene encoding phosphoenolpyruvate--protein phosphotransferase; this encodes MVGIVIVSHSAKLAEGVRELALQMVQGDVKSAIAAGMDDAENPFGTDVMQVYQAIESVYSDSGVVVLMDLGSAVMSAEMALEFLPEERRSKVKLCEAPLVEGTIAAMIQASAGADIEEVMAEARGALGAKAAQLSIEISHSEIATDEVKHQQSEVQLTVKNQMGLHARPAAKFVATACRFESEITVRNVTASRMPVNAKSINQVITLSVRQGQMIAISADGSDATDALAALQALVEANFGEEVHQPKQVSTPNIVRSGALSGIPASKGIAIGPVILYHATVPEIQTQYAENPESEWQQLQTAIQTARTQIQILRQKAAAQAGEAKAAIFDAHLLCLEDPAILAATRKGIFEGNLSAAAAWKAAIDEIVAAYETLEDNYLQARAADVTDVSRRVLRLLAGEVSTAIDLKAPAILIATDLSPSETAQLDLTQVLGICTVYGSTTSHSAILARSLGIPAVMGVDAQLLRLENGTVIALDGETGQIWVEPDADLLGELQGKRESLEALGRELAAVAQQPAVTRDGHQIRVMANVCGLPDAKSAIAAGAEGVGLLRSEFLYLDKASAPTEEEQVRVYEAIAESLAPHPLIIRTLDIGGDKPVSYLDLGQEANPFLGWRGIRLLLDYPDLLITQLRAILRVSHRHPIKVMFPMISCVREIQAAKEILATAAAQLRSAGIPFNQAMEVGIMVEVPAAVVMADQLAVEVDFFSIGTNDLSQYVMAADRTNPKVARLADAFEPAVLRMIAQTIAAARHAGIWVGVCGELASSSLAVPILLGLGVDELSVSVPVISAVKAAISRLTMGEAQAIAGEVLRLNSAPAVRDYVAGQLAGLIHCDERKLASSPPQQL
- a CDS encoding pyridoxal phosphate-dependent aminotransferase, which translates into the protein MYFENPRMQAVQSPIIPVVGELIRAYPGTISLGQGVVYYGPPAAAFEQIPQFLADPDNHKYKPVAGIPQLVDAIAAKLKGENDIDINAQCCIVVTAGSNMGFMNAILAITSPGDEIIIQTPYYFNHEMAITMASCVPVPVATDNNYQLRLDAIEQAITEKTRAIVTISPNNPTGAVYPPEALRAVNEICCRHGIYHISDEAYEYFTYNGVKHFSPGSIPKSNAHTISLYSLSKAYGFASWRIGYMVIPEHLLIAVKKIQDTILICPPVVSQYAAVGVLQIGADYCYEKLRTITEVRETVLAKLSIISDVCSVPPADGAFYFLLKIHTQQNDIELVERLIREHGVAVIPGTTFGIKDGCYLRVAYGALQQETASEGITRLVCGLQAILST